The Colletotrichum higginsianum IMI 349063 chromosome 2, whole genome shotgun sequence genome has a segment encoding these proteins:
- a CDS encoding Protein phosphatase 2C codes for MFGGGSSSAASKAERDPKEDRKSPSPESDKGSAAAIKSSDQAASGDKRSGNSSPPGRQQDGAVDKKRRASGVQGKAAGILAHAKNALNISQVSRTSSDMSSQTPLQKLGKQDPALAVPQGQHNNSAGDSVPGPRSTFRVGVWEDRNKKCRRTMEDTHAFLYNFLHTPAPALEGKKDDSVSDDKETLAQDMIETDNGYFAIFDGHAGTFAADWCGKKLHIILEDIIRKNPNGPIPELLDQTFTSVDAQLEKLPLKNSGCTAAVAVLRWEDRVPSDRSATGSQAIAPATAAATKAAKLTSEEATDDKATSTGGGVEATHAKLKSSASRQRVLYTANVGDARIILCRSGKALRLSYDHKGSDENEGKRIANAGGLILNNRVNGVLAVTRALGDTYMKDLVTGHPYTTETVIQPESDEFIIIACDGLWDVCSDQDAVDLVRNVEDPVEASKLLVDHALNRFSTDNLSCMIVRLDKEALLESQNDKENAIGVERPPANPAKVSEAEKIIRETKQKIAEGGAPAVGVSASNSGRGHDPASIDNGDFKPTTLDGTLEEEPGPIDDGDSPEIAPDAAPAILPATVEQTDAAAAPKKSA; via the exons AtgttcggcggcggctccagTTCGGCTGCGTCCAAGGCGGAGAGGGACCCCAAAGAGGATCGAAAGTCGCCTTCGCCCGAGTCTGACAAGGGCTCCGCGGCCGCCATCAAGTCATCCGATCAGGCCGCCAGCGGCGACAAGCGGAGCGGAAACAGCAGTCCTCCTGGCCGCCAGCAGGACGGTGCCGTCGATAAGAAGCGCCGGGCCAGCGGCGTCCAGGGAAAGGCCGCCGGCATTCTGGCTCACGCCAAGAATGCACTCAACATCTCCCAAGTCAGCCGAACCAGCTCCGATATGAGCTCGCAGACCCCGCTGCAGAAGCTGGGCAAGCAGGACCCTGCCCTCGCAGTGCCCCAGGGCCAACACAACAACTCGGCCGGTGATTCCGTTCCCGGCCCAAGGTCGACGTTCCGTGTCGGTGTCTGGGAGGACAGAAACAAGAAATGCCGTCGCACCATGGAGGATACCCATGCTTTCCTCTACAACTTTTTGCATACTCCGGCTCccgccctcgagggcaagaaggacgaTTCCGTGTCGGACGACAAGGAGACGCTCGCTCAGGACATGATCGAGACCGACAACGGCTACTTTGCCATCTTTGACGGCCATGCCGGCACATTCGCTGCCGACTGGTGTGGAAAGAAGCTGCACATCATCCTGGAGGATATCATCCGCAAGAACCCCAACGGCCCCATTCCCGAACTCCTCGACCAGACATTCACGTCAGTCGACGCGCAGTTAGAAAAACTCCCTCTTAAGAACAGCGGATgtaccgccgccgtcgccgtatTACGTTGGGAGGATCGGGTGCCCAGCGATCGCTCCGCGACGGGTTCCCAGGCCATTGCGCCGGCTACTGCCGCAGCCACCAAGGCGGCTAAATTAACGTCGGAAGAGGCCACGGACGACAAGGCCACCTCCAcaggtggcggcgttgaggccACGCACGCTAAGCTGAAGAGTTCGGCGAGCCGCCAGCGTGTTCTCTACACGGCCAACGTTGGAGACGCCCGCATCATTCTTTGCCGTTCCGGCAAAGCTCTTCGCCTTTCGTACGATCACAAGGGCAGTGACGAGAACGAGGGAAAGCGGATAGCGAACGCGGGTGGTTTGATACTCAACAACCGCGTCAATGGTGTCCTGGCTGTGACGCGAGCGCTCGGTGACACCTACATGAAGGACTTGGTCACTGGGCATCCTTACACAACCGAGACGGTCATTCAACCCGAGAGCGACGAGTTCATCATCATAGCCTGTGATGGG CTCTGGGACGTTTGCTCCGATCAAGACGCCGTTGACCTCGTTCGCAACGTTGAGGATCCGGTTGAGGCCTCGAAACTCCTCGTTGACCACGCGTTGAATCGGTTCAGCACGGATAACCTGTCCTGCATGATTGTCCGGCTGGACAAGGAGGCGCTGCTAGAGAGTCAGAACGACAAGGAGAACGCCATCGGAGTGGAGCGACCTCCGGCAAACCCGGCCAAGGTCAGCGAGGCGGAGAAGATCATTCGGGAGACGAAGCAGAAGATCGCCGAAGGTGGCGCGCCGGCGGTCGGTGTTTCGGCCAGCAACAGCGGCCGCGGTCATGACCCCGCATCGATTGACAACGGCGACTTTAAGCCAACAACGCTGGACGGCACCCTTGAGGAGGAGCCGGGACCGATCGACGATGGTGACTCGCCAGAGATTGCGCCTGACGCGGCGCCTGCTATCCTCCCCGCAACCGTAGAGCAAaccgacgctgctgctgcgccgAAGAAAAGTGCTTAG
- a CDS encoding phosducin, with product MSNPTPAQEEFNALLAANTRDDIRTHPEDRDYDHREQESLDLDEDESYRNSQIDAAMRMPALGQTGPGLKLPPASFDAGRTTGVKGVIADARNYENARKTSFMSRARTTVRRSIFGLDGLNSQSHPSHKSESETDEGNGSDSDDSFMQQWRESRRRELESESNKVIRNRRTSPSVRIYGRLDVVDALGYLDAIEKVARDTIVVVFVYDPEVSPIHYHQFVLVDALVLTVNSQCDVSATIEHAMMPLVSQHSTVHFVKVHYLDIEFDNAAVPAILAYRNQGDMIANLTGLIEMIPDDEMFGTDTLARLFHKHDIL from the coding sequence ATGTCGAACCCTACCCCAGCCCAGGAAGAGTTCAACGCGCTTCTAGCCGCAAACACCCGTGACGACATCAGGACACACCCCGAGGATCGCGACTACGACCACCGCGAACAAGAAAGCCtcgacctggacgaggacgagtcCTACCGCAACTCCCAAATAGACGCCGCCATGCGCATGCCCGCTCTTGGCCAGACCGGCCCCGGCCTGAAGCTGCCCCCGGCCAGCTTCGACGCAGGTCGCACGACTGGTGTTAAGGGCGTCATCGCCGATGCCCGCAACTACGAGAACGCCCGCAAGACCTCCTTCATGAGCCGCGCGCGCACAACGGTGCGCCGCTCCATCTTTGGCCTGGACGGCCTCAACTCTCAATCCCACCCATCGCACAagagcgagagcgagacggacgagggcAACGGCAGCGACTCGGACGACAGCTTCATGCAGCAATGGCGCGAGAGCCGCCGGAGAGAACTCGAGAGCGAGTCCAACAAGGTTATCAGAAACCGCAGAACAAGTCCTAGTGTGCGAATCTACGGACGCCTAGACGTCGTGGACGCCTTGGGTTACCTGGATGCAATTGAGAAGGTCGCACGGgacaccatcgtcgtcgttttCGTCTATGACCCAGAAGTAAGCCCCATCCATTACCATCAATTCGTGCTCGTGGATGCGCTGGTGCTGACGGTCAATTCGCAGTGTGATGTATCTGCGACGATAGAGCACGCCATGATGCCGCTCGTTTCGCAGCATTCAACAGTACACTTTGTCAAGGTGCACTACCTCGACATCGAGTTTGATAACGCTGCTGTACCGGCGATTTTGGCGTACCGTAACCAGGGCGACATGATTGCTAACTTGACCGGTCTCATCGAAATGATCCCTGACGACGAGATGTTTGGCACCGACACGCTAGCACGTCTTTTCCACAAGCACGACATCCTATGA
- a CDS encoding Transmembrane GTPase fzo1, with protein MSQDYFSKKGKAPMDQEVEKDESDAPYQPVPSSSRPPQFMTVGSGSTSAHAAHLQSLLENDSGYGGSIADGDAMTSSGDRHIPTPVNGQLSEVDRRSQAGAIHQLWYNAHRVTLGRSINKVIELLKELQDMNVSWPAHYPSVQRTESSRPAPSHAYSTTGEAPASASSVPSSPTAPPAIRRSFTSVEARNDAESSKAQERRAPEEPRLVTPQIAQDFSVLKLDLKLGSLHQAELVHSLEKGSIASLLDGKISSSIRHLLNLRERIEDTSSKVLVTGDLNAGKSTFCNALLRRKVLPEDQQPCTAIFCEVLDARENGGLEEVHAVHRDAAYDRHDESTYDVYKLAQLEDLVVDNEKYTQCKVYVKDVRTIDESLLNNGVVDIALIDAPGLNSDTTKTTAVFARQEEIDVVVFVVSAANHFTMTAKEFIWAAAAEKAYLFIVVNGFDNIRDKKRCEKMILDQVHGLSPRTHKESSELVHFVSSNAVPTAPAPPGGPSGGGGDDDPSDDPKGKGKDIEKIRDFENLEQSLRRFVLEKRARSKLAPAKTYLLNILNDVHVLANVNSAVANSELDRVTKELREIEPQLESSRKATAQVGDEIDKITEETCKEVYDHTRMTLSVAIDHAGDNNHGVPYRGIFNAFEYAEELKEAMMSYIHESVVACEEHAKSKTVGGVNAIKQLGILHLGDDYQNLVFRPDVMFKRKRDSMARNVDVPTEVWDFVDWNTIVQKQEKVAGTGMALTLAGALVPRMMGSSGWLDHALSAAKIMGNDNLRRLIVPGIIAAAFAAAAYVVNQIPNSLPHRLSTKIAVQLESIDYVHTNATRISGSVRKVLRYPADNLRVGLEQSVKDLGKRREETLKVRQESEVALKYFGNLVRNSAQQRTVVEGVDLDAPPPGAVAAGLH; from the exons ATGAGTCAAGATTACTTTTCGAAGAAGGGAAAGGCCCCTATGGACcaggaggtcgagaaggacgagTCCGACGCGCCCTATCAGCCGGTGCCGTCATCGAGCAGACCACCGCAGTTCATGACCGTGGGATCCGGCTCCACCTCAGCACACGCAGCGCACCTCCAGTCTCTGCTGGAAAACGACTCGGGCTATGGTGGCAGCATCGCGGATGGCGATGCGATGACCTCCTCCGGCGACCGACACATCCCGACTCCCGTCAATGGGCAGCTCTCCGAGGTTGACCGTCGCAGTCAGGCCGGCGCTATCCACCAGCTGTGGTACAATGCACACAGGGTGACGCTGGGTCGCTCGATCAACAAGGTTATCGAGCTGTTGAAGGAGCTGCAGGACATGAACGTCTCTTGGCCCGCGCATTACCCTTCCGTCCAGCGAACCGAGTCATCGCGCCCCGCCCCTTCACACGCATACTCGACAACCGGCGAAGCACCCGCCTCTGCTTCCTCTGTTCCCTCTTCCCCGACTGCCCCGCCGGCGATACGACGATCCTTTACATCGGTCGAGGCTCGCAACGACGCCGAGTCGAGCAAGGCCCAGGAGCGGCGTGCCCCCGAAGAGCCCCGGCTTGTTACCCCTCAGATCGCCCAGGACTTCTCGGTTCTCAAGCTGGATCTCAAGCTGGGCTCGCTCCATCAAGCGGAGCTCGTCCACTCCCTTGAAAAGGGCTCCATCGCCTCGCTCCTGGATGGCAAAATCAGCTCCAGTATCCGACACTTGCTCAACCTCCGCGAGCGAATCGAAGATACTTCCAGCAAGGTGCTCGTCACTGGTGACCTCAACGCCGGCAAATCCACTTTTTGCAACGCTCTGCTGCGCAGAAAGGTTCTGCCCGAAGACCAACAGCCCTGCACGGCAATCTTCTGTGAGGTCCTGGACGCTAGGGAGAACGGAGGACTGGAGGAGGTGCATGCCGTGCACAGGGACGCCGCCTACGACAGACACGACGAGAGCACCTACGACGTCTACAAGCTGGCAcagctcgaggaccttgTTGTCGATAACGAGAAGTACACCCAGTGCAAGGTGTACGTCAAGGATGTCCGGACCATTGACGAATCGCTACTCAACAACGGTGTTGTCGATATCGCTTTGATCGATGCGCCTGGCCTGAACTCGGATACGACGAAGACAACGGCGGTGTTTGCGCGCCAGGAGGAGATTGATGTGGTTGTCTTTGTGGTTTCGGCTGCGAACCACTTCACCATGACTGCCAAGGAGTTCATCTGGGCGGCTGCAGCCGAGAAGGCATACCTCTTCATCGTGGTGAACGGCTTCGACAACATCAGAGACAAAAAGAGATGCGAGAAGATGATTCTCGACCAAGTTCATGGTCTCAGCCCAAGAACACATAAAGAGTCCTCGGAGCTGGTGCACTTCGTTTCAAGTAACGCTGTTCCTACAGCCCCTGCGCCACCAGGTGGCCCGtcaggcggcggtggcgacgacgatccAAGCGATGACCCCAAGGGTAAGGGCAAGGATATCGAGAAGATCCGGGATTTTGAGAACCTCGAACAGTCACTGCGGAGGTTTGTCCTGGAGAAGCGCGCCAGATCCAAGCTGGCACCTGCGAAGACATACCTGCTCAACATCCTCAACGACGTTCACGTCCTGGCCAACGTCAACTCAGCGGTCGCCAACTCGGAGCTCGACCGTGTCACCAAGGAGCTCAGGGAGATCGAGCCGCAGCTCGAGTCAAGCAGAAAGGCCACGGCGCAGGTTGGCGACGAAATCGACAAGATCACCGAGGAGACGTGCAAGGAGGTCTACGATCACACGCGGATGACACTCAGTGTGGCCATTGACCACGCTGGTGACAACAACCACGGTGTTCCCTACCGTGGCATCTTCAATGCGTTTGAGTAtgccgaggagctgaaggaaGCCATGATGTCCTACATCCACGAGTCGGTTGTCGCCTGCGAGGAACACGCAAAGTCGAAGACGGTTGGTGGCGTCAACGCCATCAAGCAGCTCGGTATTTTGCACCTCGGTGACGACTATCAGAACCTGGTATTCCGACCCGACGTCATGTTCAAGAGAAAGCGGGACTCGATGGCGCGCAACGTGGACGTTCCCACCGAGGTTTGGGACTTTGTTGACTGGAACACCATTGTTCAAAAGCAAGAGAAGGTTGCAGGTACGGGCATGGCCCTCACTCTTGCTGGAGCCCTTGTTCCGCGCATGATGGGCAGCAGCGGCTGGCTGGACCATGCGTTGAGCGCAGCGAAGATCATGGGCAACGACAACTTGCGTCGCCTCATCGTGCCTGGTATCATCGCAGCCG CCTTcgcagccgccgcctacGTTGTCAACCAGATTCCCAACTCGCTTCCCCACCGCTTGTCAACCAAGATTGCGGTCCAGCTAGAGTCTATCGACTACGTGCATACCAACGCGACGCGCATTTCCGGGTCGGTCCGGAAGGTTCTCCGCTACCCTGCTGATAACCTCCGCGTGGGCCTGGAGCAGTCGGTCAAGGACCTCGGCAAGCGACGCGAGGAGACGCTCAAGGTGCGCCAGGAGAGCGAGGTCGCGCTCAAGTACTTTGGCAACCTCGTCCGCAACAGCGCGCAGCAGAGGACGGTCGTTGAGGGCGTCGACCTGGATGCACCGCCGCcaggcgccgtcgccgccgggcttCACTGA
- a CDS encoding YEATS family protein, with product MAPRQAAQMSANVQSRYISLRSNANMELKRKVRLVTEQNVIDKPSPVEDFPMRKWSIVIYIVGEDGEEHPADCFQKVVYNLHPSFENPTQTFSKPPFRCENEGWGEFDMTIDCYITEKSKQTLTHDLNFAKNRYDAEHTVSFKNPSQALQQILRETGPLPSDDDRLKKKGGAGKKGAQKYDYEKIAQALEKLDEDDLLRVIQIINDNKTADTYIKSDVDAGEFSIDLYTMSDAMTKLLWDYLVSKSYIRL from the exons ATGGCTCCCCGACAGGCGGCCCAGATGAGTGCGAACGTTCAATCGCGTTATATCTCGCTTCGATCCAATGCTAACATGGAGCTGAAGCGCAAAGTCAGGCTCGTCACCGAGCAGAATGTCAT CGACAAGCCCTCCCCCGTCGAAGACTTCCCCATGCGAAAATGGTCCATCGTAATCTATATTgttggcgaggatggcgaggagcACCCGGCCGATTGCTTCCAGAAGGTCGTCTACAACCTCCACCCCTCTTTCGAAAATCCCACGCAAA CATTTTCCAAGCCTCCCTTCCGATGCGAGAACGAGGGATGGGGTGAGTTCGACATGACGATCGACTGCTATATCACCGAGAAATCGAAGCAGACCCTCACCCACGACCTCAACTTTGCGAAGAACCGTTATGACGCCGAGCACACCGTATCATTCAAGAACCCATCGCAGGCCTTGCAGCAGATTCTGCGCGAGACAGGCCCTCTCCCTTCCGACGATGACCGtctcaagaagaagggtggCGCTGGCAAGAAGGGCGCCCAGAAGTACGACTACGAGAAGATCGCGCAAGCTCTTGAGAAGCTTGATGAGGACGATCTGCTCCGCGTCATCCAGATTATCAACGATAACAAGACCGCGGACACATACATCAAGAgtgatgttgatg CGGGAGAGTTCTCTATCGATCTGTATACAATGTCGGATGCGATGACCAAGCTCCTGTGGGACTACTTGGTGAGTAAATCTTACATCCGGTTGTGA
- a CDS encoding Snf7 family protein, with product MNILEYMFGKRMTPAERLRKNQRMLDKAIRELDQVRVKLEKQEKQLITQIKQSAQKGQMGACKIQAKDLVRTRRYIEKFYGMRSQLQKISLRLQTYRTNEQMMTAMKGATQALGTMNRSMNLPALQRIAMEFERENDIMDQRQEMMDDVMDDAMDVGADEEGEEVVEQVLEEIGVDLTSALGETPSGMQTAAVPESRVAQAVGGGGGGDPGDDALQARLDSLRR from the exons ATGAAT ATCTTGGAGTACATGTTCGGCAAGCGCATGACGCCTGCGGAGCGTCTGCGCAAGAACCAGCGTATGCTGGATAAGGCGATCCGTGAATTGGACCAGGTCCGCGTCAAGTTGGAAAAGCAGGAGAAGCAGTTGATCACACAGATCAAGCAGAGTGCCCAGAAGGGACAAATGGGCGCTTGCAAGATCCAGGCCAAGGATCTGGTCCGGACACGGAG ATACATTGAGAAGTTCTACGGCATGCGCAGCCAACTGCAGAAGATCTCGCTCCGGCTTCAG ACATACCGCACCAACGAACAGATGATGACGGCCATGAAGGGGGCGACCCAGGCCTTGGGCACGATGAACCGATCGATGAACCTCCCCGCTCTCCAGCGCATCGCCATGGAGTTCGAACGCGAGAACGACATTATGGATCAGAGGcaggagatgatggacgATGTCATGGACGATGCCAtggacgtcggcgccgatgaggaaggcgaagaggTTGTGGAGCAGGTATTGGAGGAGATTGGAGTCGATTTGACGTCGGCG CTCGGAGAAACACCGTCTGGAAtgcagacggcggcggttcCGGAGAGCCGAGTTGCTCAAGCGGTTGGCGGAGGTGGAGGTGGGGatcccggcgacgacgccctccAGGCCCGCCTTGACAGCCTTCGACGGTAG
- a CDS encoding RanBP1 domain-containing protein: MSAAEATEPKVEETKPAETTGEAEKPVTSSAVFSMFGGGAKKEKKEDEERGDNSGSAKAQREAAAAEKKEGGEADEEAPESEDVHFEPVIKLTEKVDVQTNEEAEEQLFKMRAKLFKFVKETTEWKERGTGDVRLLKHKENGKTRLVMRRDKTLKVCANHYIVPEMKLSPNVGSDRSWVWNAAADVSEGEAEAVTLAIRFANSENANLFKDAFLKAQKDNEELFKAAESASAPAVE; the protein is encoded by the exons ATGTCTGCTGCCGAAGCTACCGAGcccaaggtcgaggagaccAAGCCCGCCGAG ACCaccggcgaggccgagaagcctgtgacctcctccgccgtTTTCTCCATGttcggaggcggcgccaagaaggagaagaaggaagacgaggagcgTGGCGACAACTCTGGCAGTGCCAAGGCCCAGCGtgaagctgccgccgccgagaagaaggagggcggTGAG gccgacgaagaagcccCCGAGTCCGAGGACGTCCACTTCGAGCCCGTCATCAAGCTGACGGAGAAGGTTGACGTCCAGACCAACGAGGAGGCTGAGGAGCAGCTCTTCAAGATGCGCGCCAAGCTGTTCAAGTTCGTTAAGGAGACGACTGAGTGGAAGGAGCGTGGCACCGGTGACGTCCGTCTGCTGAAGCACAAGGAAAACGGCAAGACCCGTCTCGTCATGCGTCGTGACAAGACCCTCAAGGTCTGCGCCAACCACTACA TCGTCCCCGAGATGAAGCTTTCCCCCAACGTCGGCTCTGACCGCAGCTGGGTGtggaacgccgccgccgatgtcagtgagggtgaggccgaggccgttaCCCTGGCCATTCGCTTTGCCAACTCCGAGA ACGCCAACCTTTTCAAGGATGCTTTCCTCAAGGCTCAGAAGGACAACGAGGAGCTCTTCAAGGCTGCTGAGAGCGCATCTGCCCCGGCTGTGGAGTAA
- a CDS encoding Fungal zn binuclear cluster domain containing protein, with product MAQYAVPPASNLSPTSSDTPSAAVAASAQSQSQSGPPGAPQHKRVYQACIPCRRRKVRCDLGSVDNPHDPPCVRCRRESKECFFSATRRKRKAEDGDDAYPEDVDDYIVRNGRKRLQVSGSPPVVIDRRLYSEVPLTPGGSIGRNQPLRRPNDTGTSVGGTPSTTSQPDSRPRADYAIDDEPNARVENREAQDLMRPGVYGPHDALDLLYKAATDRSVQLRHAQDAAAYHLPAYSPATTNTHKRHESVASIPAMPQQPLIVTPGATMKPVADARPPIPVKLETQPIDPELTRRDLSGEPGYQDAIKAWGRFRFVRAGWFTAQEAIEYIDYYYEYLSPLTPISPPTFRNPASHITLLTEEPILTITLLTISSRYRKIPGTGGHCRSHAIHEQLWTYLRGMIERCLWGQEAFGGGFAAMAGASSLPDDQTSSTAPWRGMRKGSLRTLGTIESLMILTEWHPRALHFPPAEAIDELMLPSYEGSDLISTDENGNQRPPANIGGKRLDSWLEPAWRSDRMCWMLLSTAMGLAYELGVFDDIDEMLRDGAISRPEYEEEVYRQRAYRIKRLLLIYLTQLAGRLGWTSMVPETLRKSDPAVTRRRPTSTEGTTPGTNPSSMSNAFNYIPDLELDDQIIHCWAGISNAMHIGNEKLFRSRKHTTDIIQSGKYTEMLKDFQPLLQDWWKEFERYRLPPYIRHILTIEYEYVRIYVNSLSLQAVVERCTNNAGHTAHGNHNAGSAAQLSPQTQNYFGKLPLGQLGGFGASDQEYIKEVISGCRNLLRTVVEGLLPGDYLKHAPVRTYFRIISGAMFLLKTFALGAPRSDVKLSIDLMDETVKALRNCIVDDVHLGIRFADLLDSLTSRLRNRFIQAPALGQVGSADGRSPDPHAAVNGASAAAHSQQANGGDGQAWNNHATKLRDGLNAHGKPPPHRLFPPSKVTPTHVGALEDPTNISATPFDLSTGTFPYPSGTASVLGPSTPAAPPENGGVGGNGNGNGNNASSSTTGMDGLFDSTDWNNPGNEMWYLPPGPAFFQNMDNTAVAMTAEGVNVGGLDLLEYMAMDTGFPVMDGPSSYP from the exons ATGGCCCAATATGccgtgccgcccgcgtccaACTTGAGCCCGACGTCCTCCGACaccccctcggccgccgtcgccgcctcggcccagtCGCAGTCTCAGTCTGGCCCACCCGGTGCGCCCCAGCATAAACGCGTCTACCAGGCCTGCATCCCGTGTCGCCGGAGAAAGGTCCGTTGCGACCTGGGCAGCGTCGACAACCCCCACGACCCGCCCTGTGTGCGATGTCGCCGCGAGAGCAAGGAGTGCTTTTTCAGCGCCACCCGGCGCAagcgcaaggccgaggacggcgacgatgcctaccccgaagacgtcgacgactACATCGTTCGCAATGGCCGTAAGCGCCTCCAGGTCAGCGGCAGCCcgcccgtcgtcatcgaccgCCGACTCTACAGCGAGGTGCCCCTGACTCCGGGAGGCTCCATCGGCCGGAACCAGCCTCTGCGCCGCCCCAACGACACCGGCAcctccgtcggcggcacccCGAGCACCACGAGCCAGCCCGACAGTCGCCCGCGCGCCGACtacgccatcgacgacgaaccCAATGCCCGCGTCGAGAACCGCGAGGCCCAGGACCTCATGCGGCCCGGCGTCTACGGACCCCACGATGCGTTGGACCTGCTTTACAAGGCGGCCACCGATAGGTCAGTCCAGCTCCGCCATGCCCAGGACGCAGCTGCTTACCACCTCCCGGCCTACAGCCCTGCGACCACCAACACCCACAAGCGTCACGAGAGCGTTGCTTCCATACCCGCCATGCCCCAGCAGCCCCTCATCGTCACACCTGGCGCCACCATGAAGCCCGTCGCCGATGCCCGTCCGCCCATCCCGGTCAAACTCGAAACGCAGCCCATCGACCCGGAGCTGACGAGGCGTGATCTGTCTGGCGAGCCTGGCTACCAggacgccatcaaggccTGGGGAAGGTTCAGGTTCGTCAGAGCTGGCTGGTTCACTGCGCAGGAGGCTATTGAGTATATCGACTA CTACTACGAATATCTGTCTCCGCTTACACCAATCTCACCCCCGACCTTCCGTAACCCTGCATCACACATCACCCTGTTGACGGAGGAGCCCATCCTTACCATCACTCTCCTCACCATCTCATCGAGATATCGCAAGATTCCCGGGACCGGTGGCCACTGCAGGTCCCACGCCATCCACGAACAGCTCTGGACATACCTTCGCGGCATGATTGAGAGATGCCTGTGGGGCCAAGAGGCCTTTGGGGGCGGTttcgccgccatggccggaGCGTCGTCTCTTCCTGACGACCAGACGAGTAGCACGGCGCCCTGGCGAGGAATGAGGAAAGGAAGTCTGCGGACGCTGGGGACCATCGAGTCCTTGATGATTCTCACAGAGTGGCACCCTCGTGCCCTTCACTTCCCGCCAGCCGAGGCCATCGATGAGCTCATGCTCCCCTCGTATGAAGGCAGCGACCTGATCAGCACTGACGAGAACGGCAACCAACGACCGCCCGCCAACATTGGCGGCAAGAGGCTCGACAGTTGGCTCGAGCCTGCCTGGAGGAGTGACAGGATGTGCTGGATGCTGCTCAGCACCGCCATGGGCCTCGCGTACGAGCTTGGCGTATTTGACGACATTGATGAGATGTTGCGCGACGGTGCCATCTCGCGCCCAGAGTACGAGGAAGAGGTGTACCGCCAACGGGCGTACCGCATCAAGCGCCTGTTGCTGATCTACCTGACCCAGCTGGCCGGTCGCCTCGGATGGACGAGCATGGTGCCCGAGACCCTTCGCAAGAGTGACCCGGCCGTGACCCGTCGCCGGCCAACATCGACCGAAGGCACGACGCCAGGCACCAACCCGTCGTCCATGTCCAATGCCTTCAACTATATCCCCGACCTCGAGCTGGACGATCAAATAATACACTGCTGGGCCGGAATCAGCAACGCTATGCACATTGGAAACGAGAAGCTGTTCAGGTCGCGCAAGCACACTACCGACATCATCCAGAGCGGCAAATACACGGAGATGCTGAAGGATTTCCAGCCGTTGCTTCAGGACTGGTGGAAGGAGTTTGAGCGCTACAGGCTGCCCCCTTACATCAGACACATACTGACCATCGAGTACGAGTACGTGCGCATCTACGTCAACTCATTATCACTGCAAGCCGTTGTCGAGCGGTGTACCAACAACGCCGGCCACACCGCCCATGGCAACCACAATGCCGGGAGCGCAGCGCAGCTATCACCCCAAACCCAAAACTACTTTGGCAAGCTGCccctcggccagctgggTGGCTTTGGCGCAAGCGATCAAGAGTACATCAAGGAGGTCATCAGCGGCTGCCGGAACCTGCTCCGTACCGTCGTGGAGGGCCTCCTCCCGGGCGACTACCTCAAACACGCACCCGTGCGGACCTACTTCCGCATCATCAGCGGAGCCATGTTCCTTCTCAAGACGTTCGCCCTGGGTGCCCCGCGGTCGGACGTCAAGCTCAGCATTGACTTGATGGACGAGACGGTCAAGGCCCTCCGCAACTGCATCGTCGATGATGTTCACTTGGGCATCCGTTTCGCTGACCTGCTGGATTCCCTGACCAGCCGACTTCGCAACCGCTTCATCCAGGCCCCCGCTCTGGGCCAGGTTGGTTCAGCGGATGGAAGGAGTCCAGACCCGCATGCCGCTGTCAATGGTGCCTCTGCTGCCGCCCACAGCCAACAagccaacggcggcgacggccaggccTGGAACAACCACGCCACGAAGCTGCGGGATGGGCTCAATGCACACGGTAAGCCTCCTCCACACCGTCTCTTCCCGCCGTCCAAGGTAACACCAACTCACGTGGGTGCACTAGAAGATCCCACCAACATTTCCGCAACGCCCTTCGATCTTAGCACGGGTACTTTCCCCTACCCGTCAGGAACGGCCTCGGTTCTGGGACCCTCCACGCCAGCGGCACCGCCTgagaacggcggcgtcggtggaaacggcaacggcaacggcaacaacgcctcatcctcgacgacagGCATGGACGGCCTCTTCGACTCGACGGACTGGAACAACCCGGGCAACGAGATGTGGTATCTACCGCCCGGCCCGGCCTTTTTCCAGAACATGGATAACACGGCCGTCGCCATgaccgccgagggcgtcaatGTCGGTGGCCTCGATCTGCTCGAATACATGGCCATGGACACAGGGTTCCCCGTCATGGACGGGCCCTCTTCGTACCCCTGA